In the genome of Capra hircus breed San Clemente chromosome 5, ASM170441v1, whole genome shotgun sequence, one region contains:
- the GNB3 gene encoding guanine nucleotide-binding protein G(I)/G(S)/G(T) subunit beta-3: protein MGEMEQLRQEAEQLKKQIADARKACADTTLAELVSGLEVVGRVQMRTRRTLRGHLAKIYAMHWATDSKLLVSASQDGKLIVWDTYTTNKVHAIPLRSSWVMTCAYAPSGNFVACGGLDNMCSIYSLKSREGNVKVSRELSAHTGYLSCCRFLDDNNIVTSSGDTTCALWDIETGQQKTVFVGHTGDCMSLAVSPDFRLFISGACDASAKLWDVREGTCRQTFTGHESDINAICFFPNGEAICTGSDDASCRLFDLRADQELTTYAHESIICGITSVAFSLSGRLLFAGYDDFNCNVWDSMKCERVGILSGHDNRVSCLGVTADGMAVATGSWDSFLKIWN from the exons ATGGGGGAGATGGAACAGTTGCGGCAGGAAGCGGAGCAGCTCAAGAAGCAGATCGCA GATGCCAGGAAAGCCTGTGCTGACACTACCCTGGCAGAG CTGGTGTCTGGCCTCGAAGTCGTGGGACGTGTGCAGATGCGGACACGGCGGACCTTAAGGGGACACCTGGCCAAGATCTATGCCATGCACTGGGCCACTGACTCTAA GCTGTTGGTAAGCGCCTCGCAAGATGGGAAGCTGATCGTGTGGGACACATACACCACCAACAAG GTCCATGCCATCCCACTGCGCTCCTCCTGGGTCATGACCTGTGCCTACGCCCCGTCAGGGAACTTCGTGGCCTGTGGGGGGCTGGACAACATGTGTTCCATCTACAGCCTCAAATCCCGGGAGGGCAACGTCAAGGTCAGCCGGGAGCTGTCGGCTCACACGG GTTATCTCTCCTGCTGCCGTTTCCTGGACGACAACAACATCGTGACCAGCTCCGGGGACACCACATG CGCCCTGTGGGACATCGAGACTGGGCAGCAGAAGACTGTGTTTGTGGGGCACACAGGGGACTGCATGAGCCTGGCCGTgtcccctgacttcagactcttcATCTCGGGGGCCTGCGACGCCAGCGCCAAGCTCTGGGACGTGCGGGAGGGGACCTGCCGGCAGACTTTCACGGGCCACGAGTCGGACATCAACGCCATCTGC TTCTTCCCCAATGGAGAGGCCATCTGCACGGGCTCAGACGATGCCTCCTGCCGCCTGTTTGACTTGCGGGCCGACCAGGAGCTGACCACCTACGCCCACGAGAGCATCATCTGCGGCATCACGTCCGTGGCCTTCTCGCTCAGTGGCCGCCTGCTCTTTGCGGGCTACGACGACTTCAACTGCAACGTGTGGGATTCCATGAAGTGCGAGCGCGTGG GTATCCTCTCTGGTCACGATAACAGGGTCAGCTGCCTGGGGGTCACAGCTGATGGGATGGCTGTGGCCACCGGTTCCTGGGACAGCTTCCTCAAAATCTGGAACTGA